DNA from Arthrobacter sp. FW305-BF8:
CCCTCCCGCGTTTGCTGATGAGCGGGTGACCGAAAAGACCGCGACGGCCACCGGATATGGCGGCGCGGTGAGCACCGTGGACCCGGAGGCTTCCGCCGCGGCCATCGACATCCTCCGCCGGGGAGGCAACGCTGCGGACGCCGCGGTGGCCGCTGCGGCCACCCTCGGCGTAACCGAGCCGTACAGTGCCGGGGTCGGCGGCGGCGGGTACTTCCTCTTCTACAGCGCCCACACCGGGCGTGTCAGCACCATCGACGGCCGCGAGACGGCACCCGCGGCCATGCCGCACGACGCCTTCATCGACCCGAAGACGCAGAAACCTTACAACTTCACTCCGGAGCTCGTCACCAGCGGCGTGTCGGTGGGCGTTCCCGGCACGCCGGCCACGTGGGAGCGGGCGCTGGACCGGTGGGGAACCAAGGACCTCGACGACGTCCTCGAGCCGGCCATCGAAGTTGCGGACCGCGGGTTTGTGGTGGACGATACCTTCCGTCAGCAGACCCTCGACAACAAGCTCCGCTTCAAGGCGTTTACCTCAACCAGCAAGCTCTTCCTTCCCGGCGGTGACGCACCCGCCGTCGGCAGTATTTTCAAGAACCCGGACCTTGCGGCAACCTACCGGCTGCTCGCGGACAAGGGAACACGCGGCTTCTACCACGGGGCGCTGGCGAAGGAGATAGCTGCAACGGTCCAGGCTCCGCCCAAGACCAAGACCACCAAGCTGCCTGTCCCCGTTGGCCACCTGACGACGGCGGACCTCGCCAAGTACCGCGCGCTGAACCAGCGGCCCACCCACGTGGAGTACCGCGGCCTCGACGTATACGGCATGGCCCCCTCAAGCAGCGGCGGCACCACCGTGGGCGAGGCGCTGAACATCCTTGAGCCGTTCAACCTCTCCGGCATGTCCAGGCCCAGCGCGCTGCACCACTACTTCGAGGCCAGCGCGCTCGCCTTCGCTGACCGCGGCAAGTACGTGGGCGACCCCGCGTTCGTCGATGTTCCCACGCGTCGCCTGACGGACCCGCTGTTCGGCAAGGAACGCTCCTGCGAGATAGATCCGAAGAAGGCGGCATCAAAGCCGGTGGCCCCTGGTGACGTGGCAAATTACGACGGCGCGTGCCCGGCCGCCGCGGCGGCCCCCGCTAGCGAGAAGGACACCGAGAACATCTCCACCACCAACATGACCGTCGCGGACAAGTGGGGCAACGTCGTCGAGTACACCCTCACCATTGAGCAGACCGGCGGGTCGGGCATCGTGGTGCCCGGCCGCGGGTTCCTGCTGAACAACGAGCTGACCGACTTCTCCACCGTGTACGACCCGAAGGACCCGAACCGGATTGAGCCCGGCAAACGGCCCCGGTCCTCGATGTCGCCGACCATCATCCTCGAGGACGGCGAGCCGTTCCTGGCCCTCGGCTCGCCCGGCGGCTCAACGATCATCACCACCGTCCTGCAGACCATCCTGAACAGGGTGGACCTGGGGATGAACATCTCCGCTGCCATCGCGGCTCCGCGGGCGGCGCAGCGGAACGCGGCCAAGGTTACGGCCGAGCCGGCGTTCATCAAGACGTATGAAAGCCAGCTGAAGCCGTTCGGCCACGAGTTCACCCCGTCCGGTGACGCGTTCACTTCGGCAGCGGAGATCGGCGCGGCTACGGCCATCGAGTTCGAGTCCGGCGGGCGCATGGTCGCCGCGGCTGAGCCGGTCAGGCGCGGGGGAGGCTCCGCCATGGTGGTCAGGCCCTCGCGGTAAGTGCGGGGCGCCCCTGGCCTCAGGGCAGGAACTAGTCAGGACTGCTGGTTCCGGTTAGGGCGAGGCCACACGCACACTAACCGTGCTCTCGCCCTGCAGGAACTTGATACGCAATGCGGCTTCACGCGTCTCCGCCGGGACGGTGAAGCTGACATCGCCGGATTTGCTCGAGTCACCTGAGACCAGTTCGTTCAAACCCGAGTCGGGGGCGACGCTGACGCCGGCGACATTGAGCCGGAAGGTGGAATCCCAGAAGTTGAGGTCATACCTGCCGTGGTTGGTGGCGCGCACCGAGAACGTCAGGGTGATCTTCCCATCCACGTCGGGCCGGGCCTCCGCGCTGAGGACCTCGTATTCCACCTCCGACGAGCGGTATTTGCGCTGCTCCGGCAGTGTGACAGTCCATCCCGGGCCTTCACCCGGTGCCGTGTTGCCGGGGCTGGATGCCGTATTGCCGGGCCGGTCTGAGGCGCCGGAATGGGTGGACGTTCCTGTTTGCGGGGACGCCGCGCCGGTGGCCTGGCCGGACACAATTGGCGCTTTGGCGGCGTTGAACACCCCGAGCTGACCCAGGCCAAGGAGGAGCCCGGTCACCGCGGTGAGCAACGCGGCGGCCGCCGTGACAATGCCCGGCAAAGTTACCCACCAGCTGGGGGGTTTTTCTTCGGTCATTTTCGGTCCCCCTCGGGTCCCCTGCCACCTCACGATGGTGGCATTTCCAATAATCCAGCCAACGGGCTTTCTGCGCCAGATGGCTGACGTTTTCCGGCTGGCTGCAAATGGCTCCGCCGCTGGATGCCGGCACGGGGGAAGGCTGTAACGCTGCAGTAACGGTTGACCGCATACGTTACTGTCCTGCTCCTACGCGGGCTTTTTGCGTTTTCGGAGCGGCTGGAAGCAACGTAGGAGGGTCTGCAGTGAAACTGGAATCACTTCCGGACGAGGTAGTTGCCTCACTCGAGGTCCGGAATGCGTGGCGGAACCAGGTGGCCGGCAGCGGCGCCGCCCTGGAATTCCTCGTCTCGGATCTGGCGCGCTGGATGCCCGGCTCCGCGGTTCGGGTGGCTTTCCTAGATGGGGATACCGCCCTCCACGCCGACATAGCCGGCGCTACGAAGCAGATTACCGATGCCTGCAACCTCGAACTGGACTTCGGGTTGGACGCCACCGGGGAGTACCGGCGGTGGCATGAGGACGATATCGCCTATGCGGCGGAAATCCGGGTCGCGTTCAACATGGGGGGCTACTTTTCGCTGGTGGGCACCGACAGCAGCGACGCCACGATTGGCTCCCCGGGCGGTTCCGTAGGCGGCCGACCAAACCAGCGAAGCCTGAATCTGGGCGGGTACATCACCGACCGGCCCGAAAAATGGGAAGGCACCGTGCGGCACGAATTCCTGCACGCCCTGGCCTTCCACCATTCCCACCAGAACATGCGCGGCACCTGCGAGCAGGAGTTCAGGTGGGACGATGATCCTGATTACGTGCCGTCCAGGAATGCAAAAGGGGTCTTCGTGCCCGATCCCGCCGGGCGCCGCCCGGGCATCTATACCTTCCTTGCGGGTCCGCCGAACAACTGGCCCCGCGCCAAGGTGGACCACAACCTGCGCACTGAAGACGATCCTGCCGCCGTCGCCGGCCCCTTTGATACCCAATCGGTGATGCTGTACAGCTTTCCCGCCTTTTTCTACAAGTCCAACCCGAGCAGCTGTGCTCCGTCCGGCAACGGACAGGACCTCTCCGCCGGGGACCGGCGCGGCCTTCAGCTGCTCTACCCGCATACCGCGGAGGAGGTGGCAGACCTCCAGGAGCGGGCCGGTGCCGCCCTCGCGGCCCTGGACGGCGCCGGAAGCGCGCCGGAATCCTTCGAGATCGCCGGCGGGGACTACCGGGACCGGACGCTCGAACTGCTCCACACCCTCTCGGGAGGCGGCTCCTGACGGCCGCGGTCGTTCCGCCAGTTGGGGCCCGGCGGGACCGGTGCGCGCAGCTGCGCCGACGTGAAAGGACCTCTCACTTGAAAGGACAGGGCAATGACCACCAGCAAGGCGTCCTCGGGAAAGAAGAGCCCGGCTGAGGAGAAGATCGCTAAGGCACTGCGGCAGTTCATCCGGACGCGGGGAGCCGAGTACTTGAAGGACCCCAACATCACCTCCATCGGGGTGGGCTACAAAGTCAGCGAGGGTACAGCAACCGGGGAACTGGCCCTGCAGTTCACCGTCGACCAGAAGGCTGCTCCGGAAGACCTGGGAGCGCTGGACACCGCGCCCATTCCCGAAAGCATTATGGTCGACGGCGTCGCCGTTCCGACTGACGTGATCCAGCGGAGCTACCGGCCCGGGTTCCGCGTTGTGGCCGAAGCTGAGCCGCCCGCAGCAAAGGTGCGTGCTGACCCGGTGCTCCCGGGAATCAGTGTCGCCCACACCCGGGGCACTGCCGGGACCATTGGCTGCATCGTCTATGACAAGACAGACGGAGCACCACTGGTGTTGAGTAACTGGCATGTGCTGAACGGTCCGGGCGGCGCGCTGGGGGACACCGTGGTTCAGCCGGGACCCCACGACGACAACCGGGTCGACCGGAACCGCCTCGGAGTTCTCAAGCGCTCCCACCTTGGCGTCGCCGGTGACTGTGCGGTGGCGACCATTGAGGGCCGCGGCATCGAGCCCGAAATCCTCGGCATCGGTACGGCGCCGCAGGAACTGGGCGAGCCGGAAATTGGCGATAAGGTCATGAAGAGTGGACGAACCACGGGCGTCACCCATGGCGTGGTCCGCCGGGTGGACGTGATCGCCAAGCTGACCTACGGCACGGAAGGCGAACATGCCATCGGAGGCTTCGAGATAGGCCTGGATCAGCAAAACCTGCCAGACGACGGCGAGATCAGCCGGGGCGGGGACTCCGGTTCAGCCTGGATCTTCAAGAACGCCAATGGATCGCCCGGGACCGTTCTGGCTGGACTGCACTTTGCCGGCGAGACCGGTGCCACCACCGACGAGTATGCCTTGGCCTGCCTGCCCCAATCCGTGTTCGAGAAGCTGGAGATCACTCTGGTGCCGCCCGCGCCCGAAGCATTTCCGGGTGAAGCAGTTCCCGGTGAAGCAGGGGGCGGCTATGACGCCGCCTTCCTTGGCGTGCGGGTGGGTCTGCCTGCCCTGGCCGCCTCGCTTGCGGACGACGCGGTTCTGCTGGACGGCCATGAAGTTATTCCGTACACCCACTTCTCGCTGGCAATGAGCGCGTCCCGCCGGTTTGCCAGGTGGGTCGCCTGGAACATTGACGGCACCGCGCTGAAAAAGATCCCCCGGAAGGCTCTCAACTTCACCAAGGACCCCCGAATCCCCGCCAAGTTCCAATGCGGAAACGAACTCTACAGCGACAACCGCCTGGACCGCGGTCATCTGGCCCGGCGCGCAGATCTGCTGTGGGGCGACCTTGCCGAGGCGGATCGGGCCAACCGGGACTCCTTCTTCTACACCAACATCACGCCGCAGATGGATGATTTCAACCAAAGCAGCCGAAGCGGGATCTGGGGTCGCATAGAGGACGCGGTGTTCGCCGACGTTGAAGTTGAGGACCTGAGGGTCAGCGTCTTTGGCGGTCCGGTCTTCCAGGACGACGACCGGGTCTATCGGACGGTCCCCTTGCCAAGGGAGTACTGGAAAATCGTCGCCTTCGTCGAGGACGGGCAGCTGAAGGGGCGGGGGTTCCTGCTGACCCAGAACCTCAATCAGCTCGAAGCGCTTGAACTCGACGAATTCCGCGTCTTCCAGGTGGGCGTCAGCGAAGTCGAAGAACGCACGGGCCTGCGGTTCCCTGAGGGGCTCCGTAACGCGGATACGTTCCCGGTGCCGGAATCCCTCTTGGCCCGGGAACCGCTGGACAGCCCTGCCGGCATCCAGTGGTGACAGCGGCTATTGACGGTTCACAGGACGCGGTACGGTAACCACAGCGTCGGAGCAGTGCCGGACCATCCGCGTGATCTCCGGCAGCCACCAGACCACCAGTCCCCAGACCACCACGGCGGCGTACAGGCAGAGGAGGGTGCGCTCCGACTGGCGCAGGGTTCCTAGAACTCCCCAGACCGCCCAGGCAGCGAGGGGTCCCGCCGTTGCGGCCAGAACACCGGTCAGCAGGGCACCGGGCAGCGTCAGCCAGTCACACGTGAGAGCCAGCGCCACGACCAGCAGGGCACCGGCCAGAACCACCAGGCTCTGCCAGTCGCGTGCGGCCGACCAGTGCATGAGCTCGGTGACGAGGGGCACGAAGACGGCCAGCAGCAGACCTGCCGTAGCCAGCGCCTGATCCAGCCGCGGATGCTTGCCGTGGATGAGCGCAGGCACGGACATGGCCCACTGCCGCGTGGCGATTACCAGCCCCGCCATGAACGCCAAGCAACTGATCACCATCAGTTGCCGTGCCTGGCTCGCTGCCAGCGCCAGCGGTACCAGCAGCAGCGTCACGGCCAGAGGACCCGCAAATGCTCTTCTCGAAGCAGCCGCTTGCCAGTCCCGGGACCGCAAAGCCAGGGAAGGGTTTTCGGCGAGCGCTGCAAGGACGGGGCCCCACCGGTGCCAGCCGTCGTTGAGGGCCACCGCCGCAAGGATGAGAAAGAGGACACCGGGAAGTGCCAGCCACGGATAGAGGTACAACGGCTGAGCGCCAAAGGCAACATCTTCCGGCCGGGTCAGAACCCACAGGCCAGCGTAGCCAAACCCCAGAATGAAGGCCAGCCGCGCGGGGTGGACGACGGCGGGCAGTACAGTGAACAGCGGCACGAGCAGGACGTGCAGCAGCCAGCCCCCCAGTGTGGTGGCCAGCTTCCCGTCCGGCCGTGCCCGCCACAGCACCCGCAGTCCACGGGACATCAGCAGCAACCGGTAGGAAGCGCTCAGGTCGGATGGCCGGTCGGCGCCGGCACGGATCGACTGCCGTGCGGTCCTTCTGCTCTCAGGGGACGGGTGTGTGAGCCTGAATTGCTGTTCAGTGACCCTGTCCTGAAGCCAGGACACCCGGTTCCTGGAGCCGTGGGGCGGTTCGTCCGCATCTTCGTCGAGATTTTCCTCGTCCCCGTCTAGCTCGGGGATGCGGGGCCCGACGTCCACGGACAGCGTCTCGAGGAAACGGGATATGCCAGACGCCGCGTCCAGCCGTCCCCACCACCAGTCGTTTTCGCGCCACTCCCGGGACAGGAAGCCACTGAAATTGGCCAGGGTATTGCCGGCAAGTTTGAAGAGTGAGGGAACGTCTGCCGGGTCGGAGTCAAGGAGTGCTGCCGCGACCCGCTGATTGAGCTGAGGGTTTCTGAGGACGAACGCCACCATGCTCCGGTGCTCGCCATCCTTCAGCAGGGCGTAGTCTTCCGCATGGCCGGGCTTCTCGTCGCTCCCTATCCTCCAGTACCGGATCCTCGCCACCACCGGGGGGATGCCCGCCGCGGCCAGGGCGGGTGCCAGGTCGCGGGCAGAGAACCTGCTGCCATCTGAGGGGGAGAGCACCATCCTGGCTAAGTGCGGCCAGGGGGTCTCCAGCCACCCACGGAGTCCGTACTCCGCCCGGCTGGCGTCCTCCGCCCTGGCTGTCAGGTTCGCGCTGTACCCGATGAGCACATCCAGATGGGATTGCAGGGCATTCCAGCAGGCGCTGAGATCCGGGCGGTCCGATTCCGCAGCCGACAGCCACGCTGAAATGACTTCCTCGTGAAGAACACCGGGTTCGCAGTCCGATGATCTGTCAAGAACAGCCCAGAAGGCCTTGTCCCGGGCAGCAACCGCATTGTTGATGACACCGTAGACGCCGGCGCGAAGCTCGTCGAAGGACGTGAGGCTGTTCCGAAGTTGCTCCGGAAAGGATTCCGTCTCGATGCGGCGCAGCCAGGAGAACGCGCACTGCGCCGCATCGAGCAAGGCCTGGGCGTCCGCGGTGATCAGCTGGAACTGGGCCGTCCCCTCGTCCTGCCTCGAAATGGACTGGTATACCTGCCCCGTTTGGGAGTCGAATCCGCCTAGCTCGTCGCTGCCACGGGCCCGGAAGTTGCGGCGGTCTGTGGCGGTAGATGCAACCTGCCACTCATCAGGCCGCGTCAGCAGCTGGGTCAACATGTCCACGTCTGAGGTGGCACGGTAGCGGACGTAAGCGCGACGCCTTTCCAAGCCGACTTCCTTGCACCAGCGCTCGGACAGCACCGCGGCCAAGGCCTCAGAACGGCCAAGGTTCAGGGACAGGGTGTTGACGTAGTCGACATACTGGTTGACCTCCGAGTCAAGTGATTCGCGGCGCTTCAGCCGCAGCAGGGAGGCTCCCACTGCATTGACGAACTGTGAGA
Protein-coding regions in this window:
- the ggt gene encoding gamma-glutamyltransferase; translated protein: MPHLKSQVAAVTTALAMSVTAGAVAPPAFADERVTEKTATATGYGGAVSTVDPEASAAAIDILRRGGNAADAAVAAAATLGVTEPYSAGVGGGGYFLFYSAHTGRVSTIDGRETAPAAMPHDAFIDPKTQKPYNFTPELVTSGVSVGVPGTPATWERALDRWGTKDLDDVLEPAIEVADRGFVVDDTFRQQTLDNKLRFKAFTSTSKLFLPGGDAPAVGSIFKNPDLAATYRLLADKGTRGFYHGALAKEIAATVQAPPKTKTTKLPVPVGHLTTADLAKYRALNQRPTHVEYRGLDVYGMAPSSSGGTTVGEALNILEPFNLSGMSRPSALHHYFEASALAFADRGKYVGDPAFVDVPTRRLTDPLFGKERSCEIDPKKAASKPVAPGDVANYDGACPAAAAAPASEKDTENISTTNMTVADKWGNVVEYTLTIEQTGGSGIVVPGRGFLLNNELTDFSTVYDPKDPNRIEPGKRPRSSMSPTIILEDGEPFLALGSPGGSTIITTVLQTILNRVDLGMNISAAIAAPRAAQRNAAKVTAEPAFIKTYESQLKPFGHEFTPSGDAFTSAAEIGAATAIEFESGGRMVAAAEPVRRGGGSAMVVRPSR
- a CDS encoding DNA/RNA non-specific endonuclease, with the translated sequence MTTSKASSGKKSPAEEKIAKALRQFIRTRGAEYLKDPNITSIGVGYKVSEGTATGELALQFTVDQKAAPEDLGALDTAPIPESIMVDGVAVPTDVIQRSYRPGFRVVAEAEPPAAKVRADPVLPGISVAHTRGTAGTIGCIVYDKTDGAPLVLSNWHVLNGPGGALGDTVVQPGPHDDNRVDRNRLGVLKRSHLGVAGDCAVATIEGRGIEPEILGIGTAPQELGEPEIGDKVMKSGRTTGVTHGVVRRVDVIAKLTYGTEGEHAIGGFEIGLDQQNLPDDGEISRGGDSGSAWIFKNANGSPGTVLAGLHFAGETGATTDEYALACLPQSVFEKLEITLVPPAPEAFPGEAVPGEAGGGYDAAFLGVRVGLPALAASLADDAVLLDGHEVIPYTHFSLAMSASRRFARWVAWNIDGTALKKIPRKALNFTKDPRIPAKFQCGNELYSDNRLDRGHLARRADLLWGDLAEADRANRDSFFYTNITPQMDDFNQSSRSGIWGRIEDAVFADVEVEDLRVSVFGGPVFQDDDRVYRTVPLPREYWKIVAFVEDGQLKGRGFLLTQNLNQLEALELDEFRVFQVGVSEVEERTGLRFPEGLRNADTFPVPESLLAREPLDSPAGIQW
- a CDS encoding DUF3376 domain-containing protein; the encoded protein is MRSAIRITPDERAATLPPYLRGINLPRGLAEIYVQLQQAPGDPTILQNLAAAVDAEASAEPAFRKSVERFVRERQRPQPVRLQVLGPAQTPDGNGLTPAFGRTLRIALAMRGGVSLAVWIGGCVAELDILRRLRICRPEESADPASDELTAFYLSGTDEIASDPLAAPVLRRAQAYASLLVEAQYDRVEIDILAGASAGGLNCILYAVAQMVGAAPDETILKTWQRDGGLQELMRPPGLRRVKSILRGDEYFFPRIRQALERIYSTDHRHESLVPEHLTIDLSATVLDNELSRNPDVQEGRGSFHFEGRNTATGTAGAAAAGPVPGNRIPARNGPDTPAHTAATAREVAADLARLAYAARSTSSFPGAFEPATIYSMEGSEYLHPPPDQPDMRHAFGSHRSSTTEREQAAFHVVDGGVFDNIPIGRALTAARGRVSPRPAHRALLYLDPDAVRDPVPVSRNENISQFVNAVGASLLRLKRRESLDSEVNQYVDYVNTLSLNLGRSEALAAVLSERWCKEVGLERRRAYVRYRATSDVDMLTQLLTRPDEWQVASTATDRRNFRARGSDELGGFDSQTGQVYQSISRQDEGTAQFQLITADAQALLDAAQCAFSWLRRIETESFPEQLRNSLTSFDELRAGVYGVINNAVAARDKAFWAVLDRSSDCEPGVLHEEVISAWLSAAESDRPDLSACWNALQSHLDVLIGYSANLTARAEDASRAEYGLRGWLETPWPHLARMVLSPSDGSRFSARDLAPALAAAGIPPVVARIRYWRIGSDEKPGHAEDYALLKDGEHRSMVAFVLRNPQLNQRVAAALLDSDPADVPSLFKLAGNTLANFSGFLSREWRENDWWWGRLDAASGISRFLETLSVDVGPRIPELDGDEENLDEDADEPPHGSRNRVSWLQDRVTEQQFRLTHPSPESRRTARQSIRAGADRPSDLSASYRLLLMSRGLRVLWRARPDGKLATTLGGWLLHVLLVPLFTVLPAVVHPARLAFILGFGYAGLWVLTRPEDVAFGAQPLYLYPWLALPGVLFLILAAVALNDGWHRWGPVLAALAENPSLALRSRDWQAAASRRAFAGPLAVTLLLVPLALAASQARQLMVISCLAFMAGLVIATRQWAMSVPALIHGKHPRLDQALATAGLLLAVFVPLVTELMHWSAARDWQSLVVLAGALLVVALALTCDWLTLPGALLTGVLAATAGPLAAWAVWGVLGTLRQSERTLLCLYAAVVVWGLVVWWLPEITRMVRHCSDAVVTVPRPVNRQ